The genomic stretch GAGGCTCATCTCGGTGTCGATGAGTGCGTAGGGCACGGCCCCGACCGCGCTCGCCAGAATCCATCCGGCTCCGATCACGCAGAGCGCTTCCTTCCGGAACAGGCGCGGAACGGCACCACGGCTCGAGACGAACAGAATCCCGGAGAGGGCCAACGCCGAAGCGGCACAGAACGCAAAGCGCACAGCCGCTTCCGATTCGGCCTCGCTCGGCACCGCGAGTAACCCCACACCCGCGCAGAGCAGAAACGCGAGGCCGAGGGTCAGGACGATCACGGCGAGCAGACGCGAGACTATCCGGTAGTTCATCCGTGCGACTTCGCTCAGGAGACCAGGCCGATCACTTCCGTGTGCAGTTCGGTCGGAACGATCGCGACCAAGCGGTCGCCCGCCGCGAACACGTCGCCCGGTCCCGGAGTTCGGATCGAACTGCGTTGCTGGACGGCCAACACGACGGATCCGGTCGGCCAGCGGATGTCGCGCAAGGCCCGGCCGTCGCACGGGCTGCCCGCATCCACTTTCAACTCCAGCAGGCGGCCGGCGCGGCCGGGGAGTCGCGCCAGTTCCACGAACTTTTCCGTGCTCAGATAGCGCAGCACTTCGTGGGACGTGGCGATGCGAGGCGAGACGGCGACATCTACGCCGAGGGTCGCTTTCGAAGTCTGGACGATCTCGTTGTAATCCGCGCGGTTGATGGCGAGCGAGATGCGTTTCACGCCGAGCTTCCGGGCTTGGAGGCAAGTCATCACGTTGTCTTCGTCGTCACGCGTGCAGGCGACGAAGAAGTCCGCTTCGCCGACTTGCTCTTCCTCGAGCAGTCGAAGCGAGGTCGCCTCGCCGTGGATGACGGTGATGTGCGGAAAATTGTCCGCGAGAAAGCGGCAACGGCGGGCATCGCGTTCGATCACGCGAATGTGGAAGCGTCGGTTACCCAAAAGCCGGACCATGGACACTCCCATCTCGCTTCCGCCCATGATCACGACGCGCTTGTCACGCTCGGGAGTGGTGCGTTGGTCGAAGAGAGGACGGACCTCGTACAACACCTCCGGCGGGCCGCAGATCGTGGCTACGTCTCCAGGCAGAAGGCGAAGGTCGGCTTTGGCCGCGATCGAGTCTTCTCCGCGACCCACGAGCGCGACGCGCATCTTGGGGTTCAACCGCAGTTCCGAGAGCGTCTTGCCGGCCACGGCGGAGCCGGACTTCACGTCCACCAATTGCACTTCGATCTGTCCGCGGGCGAAATCTTCGACGGCGACGCGATCGGGATTCCTGATGTGCTTTGCGATCTCGACTGCCGCGAGTCGCTCGGGGTTGAGCAGGTGATCGATGCCGAAGTGCGCTTGGTAATCGAGATGGGATGTTTCGCGAAAGGTCTCGTCGTGCACCCGCGCGAACGTCGTGCGGGCACCGAGAGCACGGGCCAGAGAAGCCGAGACGAGGTTGCTCTCGTCGTTGCTCGTCAGGGCGAGAAAGAAATCGCACCGCTCGATGCCGGCGCGCTTCAACGCACGGGCCGAGCTCCCGCTCTCGCGCAGCACGCGGACGTCGAGATGCTCGTCGAGGGATTCCGCGACGCGTTCGTCGCGCTCGAGCACCGTCACGTCGTGCGCGATACCGCTCAGGGTCTCGGCCAGGTAGGCGCCTACTTCGCCCGCGCCCACGAGAATCACTTTCATGTACGGGCGGAACTACCCGCGGCGCACCGATCCAGCAAGCCGTTTGCGGGGGAGTGACCTCACCCCGAGACGGGCCGCCGCGAAGATCAAAAGGCCGCGGAGATCAGCGCCACGATCCCGAGGACGACCACGAACGGCAGCGCGAGAAGCACGACGGGGACGAGCAGCGGCAATGCGACCACGACGGCCACCAGTGCGACGAGGACCCCGACGAGGCTCAACACGAGTCCAAGCGCCGTCGAAGCGATGGCGGCGATGCCGGAAGACACGATCGCCGCGAGGGTGATGGCGATCGCGAAAGGCAGGAGCGGCAGCGTGCTCCACCCGCCACACAGGGCGATGGCGATCAGGACGACGAGAACGATGAGGGCGGTCTTTGCAAAGGTGGTCATGGCAGTGGTCTTGTTGGTGGGAAAACACGCCTCGACGGCCAACGGTTGCGAGAATCTGCACATTTCGGTTGAGCGATCCCGAGTACGCGAACGAGTATTTGGTTAAGATACTGTCGCGTGATAGGTAACAAATGAGTCGACACGTGTCAGCCGATGGCGGCAATAACGTTGCATGAAACGAAGGGCGGTGTTGAGACGATCGTTTTGGGTATGGATCGGGCATGTCGGCGTCTTCTCGACCTCCCCGTCGCATGCGCAAGTGGCTGTTGGAGAGTTGGTATCCGATGAGGAAGCCGACGTCCGCTCGACCATTTCGCTTCCCGAATTTGTGTTAACAGACACGAGGGTTGCGCTAGACGAGCCTGCGAGTGCATTTGGTGGTCCCGTCTCGTCGCTGCGTTTCGAGCCGCGAGTGGACCTTCAGACGCGCAATTTCGGCGAGGCTCAGGGGGATGTGACCGTTCGCGGCGGGATTTTCGAAGGAACCGCGGTCCAGTTGGGCGGAATGAGTGTCTTCGACCCACAAACGGGACATTATGCCACCGAGTTGCCGGTGCCGGTGGCGATGCTTGCCGTGCCGGAGGTCCTTACTGGTGCGGACCACGCCTACCGCGGGTTCAA from Opitutales bacterium ASA1 encodes the following:
- the trkA gene encoding Trk system potassium transporter TrkA, which translates into the protein MKVILVGAGEVGAYLAETLSGIAHDVTVLERDERVAESLDEHLDVRVLRESGSSARALKRAGIERCDFFLALTSNDESNLVSASLARALGARTTFARVHDETFRETSHLDYQAHFGIDHLLNPERLAAVEIAKHIRNPDRVAVEDFARGQIEVQLVDVKSGSAVAGKTLSELRLNPKMRVALVGRGEDSIAAKADLRLLPGDVATICGPPEVLYEVRPLFDQRTTPERDKRVVIMGGSEMGVSMVRLLGNRRFHIRVIERDARRCRFLADNFPHITVIHGEATSLRLLEEEQVGEADFFVACTRDDEDNVMTCLQARKLGVKRISLAINRADYNEIVQTSKATLGVDVAVSPRIATSHEVLRYLSTEKFVELARLPGRAGRLLELKVDAGSPCDGRALRDIRWPTGSVVLAVQQRSSIRTPGPGDVFAAGDRLVAIVPTELHTEVIGLVS